CGAAGCTCTTGCCCAGGCCCAGCGGCTGGGTTACGCCGAAGCCGATCCCACGGCCGACGTGGCCGGCTATGACGCGCGGGGTAAGCTGGTTATCTTGGCTAACGTGATTATGAATATGCCGCTCCGCCAGGAGGACGTTGTGTGCCGGGGTATTGAACACCTGACCATACGCGACATCATGACGGCCAAAGCGGCAGGCAAACGCTGGAAGTTGATTGGCCGCATTAAAAAAGAAGGCGACCGGATAGAGGCCAGCGTGGGACCAGAGCAGGTCCCGTGGTCCGACCCCCTGGCCGGGGTGATGGGCGCAATGAACGCCGTTACTTATGTATGCGACCTGGCCGGGCCGGTCACCTTGGTTGGCGCCGGCGCGGGCCGGGTGGAAACGGGGTACGCGCTGTTGATTGATTTGATCAACATCCAGCGAGGATGTTTGTAGGTGGAGAAAGAGAATCAACTTAACTTCTCAAGTCAGGAGATGAAATGTCAGACAACCTATTAAAAGAATCCGTGCCAATGCGGCGTGACTTTTTTGAAAAACAGGCCGCCTTGCTGGAAGCGTTGGCTAAAGAGGGCCAGTCGCCCCAGGCGTTGGTTGTTGGCTGTTCCGATTCCAGGGTGTCGCCGGAACAATTGCTGGGCGCTCAACCCGGCGACTTGTTTATGCTGCGCAACATTGCCAACATCATCCCCCCTTACGAGCATAGCGATATGGGCATCACGGCGGTGTTGGAATATGCGGTGCGTCATTTGCGGGTACCCCACCTGGCTATCTGCGGCCACACCGATTGTGGCGGGATCAAAAGCCTTGAGGCTGAGCTTGACGCCGAGGCCGAACCCGCTTTGGTCAACTGGCTGGAATTTGCCCGCCCGGCGCAGCAGGGGGTTCCGGTTGAAGGCTTGAACGCCTGGGGCCGGCATCGCGCCGTTGTGGAACAAAACGTGGTGCTGCAATTGCGCCACGCGCAAACCTATCCTTTTGTGTTAGCCGCGCTGGAGGCCAACCGGCTGGAACTGCACGGCTGGGTGTATTATTTGCGGCGGCGATTGATGGGCTATTACGATCCGGCCAGGGACGGGTTTGTGATGGGCTAAGCGTTTGCCTTAGCTTGATGACCGGAAGGCAGGAACGCCCCGGCAAACTTAAAAACTCTACCGGATGGCCTGGCGTACGGCGTAAGCCAGCGCGCCAAACGTATCGCCATAAACTATGGCCTCTGGCCGGGGCCGGGGTAGGGTAATGGGAATCACTTTGGCCACTCGCCCCGGTCGCCGGCTGAGCACCAGCACCCGGTCGGCCAAAAAAACCGCTTCGCGGATATTGTGCGTTACCATCACCACCGTTTT
The genomic region above belongs to Anaerolineae bacterium and contains:
- a CDS encoding carbonic anhydrase, which encodes MSDNLLKESVPMRRDFFEKQAALLEALAKEGQSPQALVVGCSDSRVSPEQLLGAQPGDLFMLRNIANIIPPYEHSDMGITAVLEYAVRHLRVPHLAICGHTDCGGIKSLEAELDAEAEPALVNWLEFARPAQQGVPVEGLNAWGRHRAVVEQNVVLQLRHAQTYPFVLAALEANRLELHGWVYYLRRRLMGYYDPARDGFVMG